A single Tenacibaculum sp. 190524A02b DNA region contains:
- the wecB gene encoding non-hydrolyzing UDP-N-acetylglucosamine 2-epimerase: MKKMKVATILGTRPEIIRLAECIKKCDQYFNHILIHTGQNYDYELNEIFFEDLNLRKPDFFLNVAGNHLGETIGNVISKSYEVLVEEKPDALLVLGDTNSVLSTIAAKRLKIPIFHMEAGNRCFDQNVPEEINRKISDHISDINLTYTEHSRRYLLSEGYRKDHVFVTGSPLREVLNKYEDKIKTSDVVERLNLTQNNYFVVSAHREENIDLKNHFEILAKSLNAVAEKYQMPIIFSTHPRTKNRIAKNNIKFHPLITNIPPLGFFDYVKLQKNSYAVLSDSGTISEESGMMRFPAVSIRTSTERPEAIDAGTVVLGGISKEEILNAIEITKGLSVDEETVLPWEYDVTNTSERVVKVIQSYTSIVNKVIWNK; the protein is encoded by the coding sequence ATGAAAAAAATGAAAGTAGCGACAATTTTAGGTACTAGGCCTGAAATTATTAGGTTAGCAGAATGTATTAAAAAATGCGACCAATATTTTAATCATATTTTAATACATACAGGTCAAAATTATGATTATGAGCTTAATGAGATCTTTTTTGAAGACCTAAACCTTAGAAAACCAGATTTTTTTCTTAATGTAGCTGGAAACCATTTAGGGGAAACTATTGGAAATGTTATATCTAAATCTTATGAAGTTCTTGTAGAAGAAAAACCTGACGCTTTACTAGTTTTAGGAGATACAAATAGTGTGTTAAGCACTATAGCTGCTAAAAGATTAAAAATTCCAATTTTTCATATGGAGGCAGGTAATAGATGTTTTGATCAGAATGTTCCTGAAGAAATTAACAGAAAAATTTCAGATCATATTTCAGATATAAATCTTACTTATACTGAGCATAGTAGAAGGTATCTTTTGAGTGAAGGATATAGGAAAGATCATGTTTTTGTAACCGGGTCACCTTTGCGTGAAGTTTTGAATAAATATGAAGATAAAATAAAAACTAGCGATGTTGTTGAAAGATTAAACTTAACTCAAAATAATTATTTTGTTGTTAGTGCTCATCGTGAAGAAAACATAGATTTAAAAAATCATTTCGAAATTTTAGCAAAATCTTTAAATGCTGTTGCGGAAAAATATCAAATGCCTATTATTTTCTCGACACATCCTAGAACAAAAAATAGGATAGCAAAGAATAATATAAAGTTTCATCCTTTAATAACTAATATACCACCTCTAGGTTTTTTTGATTATGTAAAACTACAAAAGAATTCATATGCTGTTTTATCAGATAGTGGAACAATTAGTGAGGAATCGGGTATGATGAGATTTCCTGCAGTAAGTATAAGAACAAGCACGGAAAGACCAGAAGCAATAGATGCAGGAACAGTAGTGTTAGGAGGTATTAGTAAAGAAGAAATACTAAATGCAATAGAAATTACTAAAGGTCTATCAGTAGATGAAGAAACTGTATTACCTTGGGAATACGATGTAACTAATACTTCAGAAAGAGTGGTTAAAGTAATACAAAGTTATACTTCAATAGTCAATAAAGTAATATGGAACAAATAA
- a CDS encoding WxcM-like domain-containing protein, which translates to MSPKIISGDSFKDERGELNFNNLFNATDIKRIYTIQNINTSFIRRWQGHKVEQRWFAALVGSFRIELICIDNWEKPSANLKRERFEISDKQLDVLHIPPGFISSIQAKEQNSKLLVMSDYHLNEIEDNYKYDASYFK; encoded by the coding sequence ATGAGTCCTAAGATTATTTCAGGAGATAGCTTCAAAGATGAAAGAGGGGAATTAAATTTCAATAATTTATTTAATGCTACGGACATTAAAAGAATTTATACAATTCAAAATATAAATACTTCTTTTATAAGAAGATGGCAAGGTCATAAAGTAGAACAAAGATGGTTTGCAGCTCTAGTAGGAAGTTTTAGGATAGAATTAATTTGTATTGATAACTGGGAAAAACCTTCTGCAAATTTAAAGAGAGAGAGATTTGAAATCTCAGATAAACAATTAGATGTTTTGCATATTCCTCCTGGTTTTATTAGTAGTATTCAAGCAAAAGAGCAGAATTCAAAATTACTAGTAATGTCAGATTATCATCTTAATGAAATAGAAGATAATTATAAGTATGATGCAAGTTATTTTAAATAA